From one Rosa rugosa chromosome 4, drRosRugo1.1, whole genome shotgun sequence genomic stretch:
- the LOC133707311 gene encoding ferric reduction oxidase 7, chloroplastic isoform X2, which translates to MDKSSVHRPLLSSRGSGHAYVRKTPLFVNLAKWILKIAMGLLFTLWVALIFVFPAEFGTELYETWVAATSGTVFGITGSTFLLFSGPIIIIALLSVVFLIISGEEELHEKKTSSYPSFRLWTFPVLVDGPFGVVSATELIGILLFIAFVVWAVCSYTVRILNSLSADSLTFKENSLLFMEILGLRFGLIGLFCFSFLFLPISRGSVLLRLINIPFEHATKYHVWLGHLTMLLFTVHGLLYVVVWTIEAKCLPCGTVELVVAKPENLRYNALSFVFLQVRELSWLQWHPFSVSSSPMDGKYHISVLIKVLGKWTEKLRGNILKSSEDVSCSLPTKLTASVEGPYGHEIPYHMTYENLILVAGGIGISPFLAILSDILHSVHQGKPCLPRNILIVWAVKKSNELPLLSTIDMESTCPSFSTKLNLQTLIYVTRESEPPLEEGKVESTVQSSLCPMSKGCGMSVLVGTGHNIWSGLYVISSTLGFVILIGLLDILYINPFDISTWWYKGLLLVACMVASVFIFGGLVVGLWHLWDRRMSAKEQSKEAEHKKTVAHNDLDERSPANFTSIIYGARPDFNEIFGTVSREWGPVDVGVFVCGPPSLQSSVAKEIRSHTMRRQSIDPVFHFNSHSFDL; encoded by the exons ATGGATAAAAGTTCTGTCCATAGGCCCCTTCTTTCGAGCCGAGGTTCTGGGCATGCTTATGTCCGGAAGACGCCTCTTTTTGTGAACTTGGCAAAATGGATTCTGAAGATTGCAATGGGGCTGCTTTTCACTTTATGGGTTGCTCTAATATTTGTGTTCCCAGCAGAATTTGGGACTGAACTATACGAAACATGGGTTGCAGCGACCAGTGGAACTGTTTTTGGGATTACAG GAAGCACATTCCTGCTATTCAGCGGTCCCATTATCATCATTGCACTCCTTTCTGTAGTGTTTCTTATTATCTCCGGGGAAGAGGAGCTCCATGA GAAGAAGACTTCAAGTTATCCAAGTTTCCGCTTGTGGACATTTCCAGTTCTTGTGGATGGACCATTTGGTGTGGTTTCTGCTACTGAGCTTATTGGGATATTGCTTTTCATTGCGTTTGTTGTCTGGGCTGTCTGTTCTTATACTGTGCGTATCCTCAACTCCCTGTCTGCTGATAGCTTGACTTTCAAAGAGAATAG TTTGTTGTTCATGGAAATTTTGGGACTTCGTTTCGGCTTAATTGGCTTGTTTTGCTTCTCATTTTTGTTCCTGCCGATCTCAAGGGGATCAGTTCTTCTTCGCCTCATAAATATCCCTTTTGAGCATGCTACGAAATATCATGTATGGCTGGGACATCTAACAATGCTGCTCTTCACTGTCCATGGCCTATTATACGTAGTGGTATGGACGATTGAGG CAAAGTGCCTTCCATGTGGAACTGTAGAACTGGTTGTCGCCAAACCTGAAA ATCTGCGGTACAATGCCctcagttttgtttttcttcaagTTCGGGAGCTATCATGGCTGCAGTGGCATCCTTTCAGTGTGTCATCCAGTCCTATGGATGGTAAATATCATATATCTGTGCTCATAAAGGTTCTTGGGAAATGGACAGAAAAGCTAAGAGGAAATATCTTGAAGAGCTCTGAGGATGTGTCGTGCAGTCTTCCTACTAAGTTAACAGCTTCTGTTGAAGGGCCTTATGGGCATGAGATACCATACCACATGAC GTATGAAAATCTTATTTTAGTAGCTGGTGGCATTGGGATTTCCCCTTTCCTGGCCATCTTGAGTGACATTCTCCATTCTGTTCATCAAGGAAAGCCCTGTCTACCGAGAAATATCTTGATCGTATGGGCGGTCAAAAAATCAAATGagcttcctcttctttcaaccATTGACATGGAATCAACTTGTCCATCTTTCTCTACTAAACTAAATCTTCAGACTCTTATTTATGTCACTCGGGAATCTGAACCTCCATTG GAAGAGGGTAAAGTTGAAAGCACTGTCCAGTCTTCTCTCTGTCCCATGTCCAAAGGGTGTGGTATGTCTGTTTTGGTTGGTACTGGACATAATATATGGTCTGGCCTATACGTTATCTCATCTACACTGGGCTTTGTTATCCTAATTGGTTTGTTGGATATCCTCTACATAAACCCATTTGATATATCCACATGGTGGTATAAAGGGCTTCTTCTCGTAGCCTGTATGGTTGCAAGTGTTTTTATCTTTGGGGGTCTCGTGGTTGGTTTATGGCATCTCTGGGACAGAAGAATGTCAGCAAAGGAGCAAAGCAAGGAGGCAGAGCATAAAAAAACTGTAGCTCACAATGATTTAGACGAGAGAAGTCCTGCAAACTTTACCAGCATTATTTATGGTGCAAGACCAGACTTCAATG AAATTTTTGGAACCGTATCAAGGGAATGGGGCCCTGTTGATGTTGGTGTATTTGTTTGTGGTCCTCCATCTCTTCAATCAAGTGTTGCTAAAGAAATCAGGTCACACACTATGAGGAGACAATCCATTGATCCTGTCTTCCATTTCAACAGCCATAGCTTTGACCTGTAG
- the LOC133707311 gene encoding ferric reduction oxidase 7, chloroplastic isoform X1: MDKSSVHRPLLSSRGSGHAYVRKTPLFVNLAKWILKIAMGLLFTLWVALIFVFPAEFGTELYETWVAATSGTVFGITGSTFLLFSGPIIIIALLSVVFLIISGEEELHEKKTSSYPSFRLWTFPVLVDGPFGVVSATELIGILLFIAFVVWAVCSYTVRILNSLSADSLTFKENSLLFMEILGLRFGLIGLFCFSFLFLPISRGSVLLRLINIPFEHATKYHVWLGHLTMLLFTVHGLLYVVVWTIEGNLLQEILSWTDIGIAILPGVISLLAGLLMWVTSMPPVRKLNFELFFYTHQLYVIFVVFLALHVGDFLFAFAAGGIFIFLLDRFLRFCQSRRVVDIISAKCLPCGTVELVVAKPENLRYNALSFVFLQVRELSWLQWHPFSVSSSPMDGKYHISVLIKVLGKWTEKLRGNILKSSEDVSCSLPTKLTASVEGPYGHEIPYHMTYENLILVAGGIGISPFLAILSDILHSVHQGKPCLPRNILIVWAVKKSNELPLLSTIDMESTCPSFSTKLNLQTLIYVTRESEPPLEEGKVESTVQSSLCPMSKGCGMSVLVGTGHNIWSGLYVISSTLGFVILIGLLDILYINPFDISTWWYKGLLLVACMVASVFIFGGLVVGLWHLWDRRMSAKEQSKEAEHKKTVAHNDLDERSPANFTSIIYGARPDFNEIFGTVSREWGPVDVGVFVCGPPSLQSSVAKEIRSHTMRRQSIDPVFHFNSHSFDL, from the exons ATGGATAAAAGTTCTGTCCATAGGCCCCTTCTTTCGAGCCGAGGTTCTGGGCATGCTTATGTCCGGAAGACGCCTCTTTTTGTGAACTTGGCAAAATGGATTCTGAAGATTGCAATGGGGCTGCTTTTCACTTTATGGGTTGCTCTAATATTTGTGTTCCCAGCAGAATTTGGGACTGAACTATACGAAACATGGGTTGCAGCGACCAGTGGAACTGTTTTTGGGATTACAG GAAGCACATTCCTGCTATTCAGCGGTCCCATTATCATCATTGCACTCCTTTCTGTAGTGTTTCTTATTATCTCCGGGGAAGAGGAGCTCCATGA GAAGAAGACTTCAAGTTATCCAAGTTTCCGCTTGTGGACATTTCCAGTTCTTGTGGATGGACCATTTGGTGTGGTTTCTGCTACTGAGCTTATTGGGATATTGCTTTTCATTGCGTTTGTTGTCTGGGCTGTCTGTTCTTATACTGTGCGTATCCTCAACTCCCTGTCTGCTGATAGCTTGACTTTCAAAGAGAATAG TTTGTTGTTCATGGAAATTTTGGGACTTCGTTTCGGCTTAATTGGCTTGTTTTGCTTCTCATTTTTGTTCCTGCCGATCTCAAGGGGATCAGTTCTTCTTCGCCTCATAAATATCCCTTTTGAGCATGCTACGAAATATCATGTATGGCTGGGACATCTAACAATGCTGCTCTTCACTGTCCATGGCCTATTATACGTAGTGGTATGGACGATTGAGGGTAATCTCCTTCAGGAA ATATTGTCATGGACTGATATTGGTATTGCCATTCTTCCGGGAGTAATCAGCCTCCTTGCTGGTCTCTTGATGTGGGTTACATCAATGCCTCCAGTGAGAAAGCTGAATTTTGAGTTATTCTTCTACACTCATCAGTTATATGTCATTTTTGTCGTCTTTTTGGCTTTGCACGTCGGTGATTTCCTTTTTGCATTTGCTGCTGGAggcatatttatttttcttctggATCGTTTTCTAAGATTCTGTCAATCACGAAGGGTTGTTGATATAATTTCAGCAAAGTGCCTTCCATGTGGAACTGTAGAACTGGTTGTCGCCAAACCTGAAA ATCTGCGGTACAATGCCctcagttttgtttttcttcaagTTCGGGAGCTATCATGGCTGCAGTGGCATCCTTTCAGTGTGTCATCCAGTCCTATGGATGGTAAATATCATATATCTGTGCTCATAAAGGTTCTTGGGAAATGGACAGAAAAGCTAAGAGGAAATATCTTGAAGAGCTCTGAGGATGTGTCGTGCAGTCTTCCTACTAAGTTAACAGCTTCTGTTGAAGGGCCTTATGGGCATGAGATACCATACCACATGAC GTATGAAAATCTTATTTTAGTAGCTGGTGGCATTGGGATTTCCCCTTTCCTGGCCATCTTGAGTGACATTCTCCATTCTGTTCATCAAGGAAAGCCCTGTCTACCGAGAAATATCTTGATCGTATGGGCGGTCAAAAAATCAAATGagcttcctcttctttcaaccATTGACATGGAATCAACTTGTCCATCTTTCTCTACTAAACTAAATCTTCAGACTCTTATTTATGTCACTCGGGAATCTGAACCTCCATTG GAAGAGGGTAAAGTTGAAAGCACTGTCCAGTCTTCTCTCTGTCCCATGTCCAAAGGGTGTGGTATGTCTGTTTTGGTTGGTACTGGACATAATATATGGTCTGGCCTATACGTTATCTCATCTACACTGGGCTTTGTTATCCTAATTGGTTTGTTGGATATCCTCTACATAAACCCATTTGATATATCCACATGGTGGTATAAAGGGCTTCTTCTCGTAGCCTGTATGGTTGCAAGTGTTTTTATCTTTGGGGGTCTCGTGGTTGGTTTATGGCATCTCTGGGACAGAAGAATGTCAGCAAAGGAGCAAAGCAAGGAGGCAGAGCATAAAAAAACTGTAGCTCACAATGATTTAGACGAGAGAAGTCCTGCAAACTTTACCAGCATTATTTATGGTGCAAGACCAGACTTCAATG AAATTTTTGGAACCGTATCAAGGGAATGGGGCCCTGTTGATGTTGGTGTATTTGTTTGTGGTCCTCCATCTCTTCAATCAAGTGTTGCTAAAGAAATCAGGTCACACACTATGAGGAGACAATCCATTGATCCTGTCTTCCATTTCAACAGCCATAGCTTTGACCTGTAG